The DNA sequence ATCGGGATGGCACTCTCGATGGGATCGATGGCGAGCGTCGGGCAGCAGCTATACCAGGTGTCGCCGAGGTCAAACTCTATGTCGAACCCAAGACGCGGATCGTCAGGAAGGGCGATTTCCACGACCGCATGGGATATGTCATCGCGGCTTCACCCAGTCGTGCTGAGACCGACGCGATACTTCAGCGCGCCGTCGACTTAATCAACTGGTCGATCACACCGTTTCCGCCCCTTGGCGAACAGGAACAATCTGAATGACGCTTCAAACTGGACGGTTTTTGGCCAGGGCGGGGATTGGTCATTTGCGGGGGATGGGCGATGTTTCCCTTACGGTGTCAAAGATCTGTCCGCGCCAAACGCCTTCGGGGACGTCCGATTGGCGGTTGCCAGTCGATTGCTGAGACCACGAACGGCCGGCTTCGAGCTCTCAAAACGGCGCGCAAGCAGCTGATCCGCAGACGAACTCGCTGCCATTATCCACATCCAGCGCTCTCAGGGCAAAGCGTTGCCACCAAGGAGTAGTAAAGGCGTCGACTAAAATGGTATCGCCGGGCCTGGGTTCGATATTGTCGCGTTGCCTCAAGGAAAATGTTACCGCGTGGCCTTGGTTGCCTCACCTAAAATGTTACCCGTGAAGGCGAATACCGCCATGATGGCAAGCCCATGCGGATGCGCTCGAGTGTCTCGACCACGAGGGTGCCTTCTCGGACCACGATGGGCGCGGCCTCCGTCCATCCGCTCGCGATATCGGTCAGAACCAGGCTGTGAACGTAGCTACCGCGGTTGGCCTCTCCGCAATGAGCAACCAGGTCCATTTCCATGCTGCCGGGAAGCGGCTCGTTCCAGTCAGCAAAGGTGCGCATCTTGATGCGCCGCCGGGGCTCTGGCACGACCCTTGGCTTCTTTTTCGTACGCATGGTGCGCCTCGGCATTTGGAGCAAGCGGTCGATCGTCGCGGCGCTCATCGACAGGATCTTGTGGCGTATCTCCTCCTCGAGCTTCAAATGATCGTTGCGTTCCAGCGCCGGCAATAGAATGGGCAGCAGTGCCTTAAGGCGCTTGCCGCAGACTCGATCTGAAGCTTCCCACAGCACAATCAACGCGCCCCGAGCGGCCTCGTCATAGAGCGACGGGCGTTGACGGGTCTGCCGGCTCCTCGGCTGCGGGGGGCTGTTCAGGACACGGATTGCGGACTTTTCATGATACGCCGCCCGTCTCGGCGAAATTCCTTAATCCGCTGAACAAATTCGGTTATTTTCTCTGCGACAGCACGCCCCGTCGCCGCGATAAACTCCTCCAAGATCCTGCGCTTGTCCTTAGTCGCTGCGGCCGCATAGCGATCCCTGACCGCATTGGCCAGTTCCATGCGCATGGCATGTGTCATCTTCGTCGTCATGATGCCTCCCTCGTGGTGAAAGCATGTCATACCAGTGATCCACGGGAATTTGACTTGTGACGATGGTGGAACGGTTCTCGTAGCGATCCTCGACGATTTCCAGGAGATCGCGGCGTTGTTCGTCGTTGAGCTTCTCCGGCCCCCAATCGTCTAAAATAAGCAAGTCCGTCTTGGCCAGGCTCTTGAGCAGCTTCGCGTAACGGCCGTCTCCGCGGGCAAGGGCGAGCGAGGCGAAGAGGCGCGGCACACGGTGGTACGCGACCGAGAGATCTTCGCGGCATGCCTTGTGGCCGAGCGCGCAGGCCAGCCAGCTCTTCCCGACGCCGGCTGGTCCGATCAGGAGCAGGCTATGGCGCTGTCTGATCCAGTCGCATGTCGCCAGCCTCATGAAGAGATTGCGATCAAGACCGCGGATTGCCCGGAAATCGGCGTTCTCGATCTGGGCGTCATGACGTAATTTAGCGGCACGGGCTCTGGCCTCGAAGCGCTTCTGACGGCGCGTTGTCGCCTCCCGTTCGAGCAGGAGGGCAAGCCATTCGCCATGCTGGAGGGCTCTTGCCTCCGGCTGCGTCTCCAGTTCCTGGAACGCGTTTGCCATGCCGGAAAGGCCGAGTTCGCGCAGCATGTCGATGGTGGGATTGGTCAGCATTTGTTGATTATCTCCTTAATGAAAGTAGCCTGGGCCGCGAAGATTGGCGTGCTCGCCGACGGCGGCAGGTTCGGCGGTGTGCCTGGAGGCTTTGTGGGATTTGATGAGGGCGCTGATGCTTTTGCAGTTCAGGCCGCCGATCTCGAGAGCACGGGCCGAAACGGCTTCGGCCTGTGCTGTGTCGATCGCCTGGTAGAGCTTGAGAACGCCGAGGCATGTTCTAAATCCCTGTTCCGGATGCGGCCGGCTGGCAAGGATGGCGATGACGAGCCCCTCGGTCTGTGGACCGATCGAACGAGCCCAGCGCCGGAAGCGCTCCGGCGACCATTCCGCGTAGCGGCGGTGCGAACTGGGCATGTGGTATAGCGCGACAATCTGGGAGAGAAGCCGTATTGCCTCACCCTGGAATGCTCCCGAACGATCTTTCCGTTGCCTCACCATAATGTTCCCCTGGGCTAGGATTCAATCAATGCGCGATCGGCTCGATGCCGGGCTCCACGTGCATTGGGCCGAACACCATCGCGTGTGCCTTTTCCTTCCGCCAGATCTTCAAGCGGCGCTGCAGCGTGCGCAGAAGTGGATCAGGATATTGCCCCGGCTGCTCCGCCTGCAGACGCACCAGTAGTTCGCGGCTCGTCCGCCAAGGCTCTTCGTCGAACCACGCGCGCAACTGGCCTGTGACCTTCACGAGCGGATCCGGTCGGCGACGCCCTCGCTTTTGCCTCGACCTGGCTCTTGCGGTTGGGCGGACTTCCCCCTCCTTCCAGGCCGTCCGCAGACTCGACAGGAACTGGTCCTATAGCGCGACAATCTGGAAGAGAGGTCGCATTGCCTCGCCTGAATTGTTCCTGGATGTTAAGCCGTTGCCTCATCTGATTTGCTCCCCGCATTTGTGTGGCAGGAGCAAATCAGATGAGGCAGGTCAGCATGGCGACGCGGG is a window from the Mesorhizobium shangrilense genome containing:
- the istB gene encoding IS21-like element helper ATPase IstB, producing MLTNPTIDMLRELGLSGMANAFQELETQPEARALQHGEWLALLLEREATTRRQKRFEARARAAKLRHDAQIENADFRAIRGLDRNLFMRLATCDWIRQRHSLLLIGPAGVGKSWLACALGHKACREDLSVAYHRVPRLFASLALARGDGRYAKLLKSLAKTDLLILDDWGPEKLNDEQRRDLLEIVEDRYENRSTIVTSQIPVDHWYDMLSPRGRHHDDEDDTCHAHGTGQCGQGSLCGRSD